One window of Botrimarina mediterranea genomic DNA carries:
- a CDS encoding tyrosine-type recombinase/integrase, with the protein MPKLLSRPPKYRLHKSTGQAVVSVHGRVIQLGPFGSAKSHARYQEEIANWRSARQKRCVEEAAEPEVSLKELQARRLRGYPVTIDELALAYLDFARGYYKKNGRVTREAEIIGDALRVLVRHHSGEAADEFGPVKLKEVRERMIDEVDWCRKHINKQVSRLTRMFKWAVSNELIGPTVYQALTTVPGLKRGRSEARETGPVLPVDDAVVAQTLPHLPRIVADMVRLQRLTGMRPGEVCSLRPCDLDQSADVWVYEPGEHKMEHHDTRRLVMIGPKAQKLLTLYLDRHPMAPCFLGDETVWLSRRRGDEADMPLNSDLMQRAHRFAIGRGKLEPYNVNAYRIAIHRACEKAGHAKWSPNQLRHTAATEVRKQFGLEAAQVICGHQSTDVTQIYAERDVTLAKEVARSVG; encoded by the coding sequence GTGCCCAAACTCCTCAGCCGCCCGCCCAAGTACCGCCTCCACAAGAGCACCGGCCAAGCCGTTGTCTCCGTGCATGGCAGGGTCATCCAGCTGGGCCCTTTCGGCTCCGCTAAGAGCCACGCCCGCTACCAGGAAGAGATCGCCAACTGGCGGTCCGCCCGGCAGAAGCGTTGCGTCGAAGAGGCCGCCGAGCCCGAGGTCTCGCTCAAGGAGCTGCAGGCCCGCCGCCTCCGCGGCTACCCCGTTACGATCGACGAGCTGGCCCTGGCGTACCTCGATTTCGCCCGCGGCTACTACAAGAAGAACGGCCGCGTCACCCGCGAGGCCGAGATCATCGGCGACGCGCTCCGCGTCTTGGTCCGCCACCACAGCGGCGAAGCGGCCGACGAGTTCGGCCCGGTGAAGCTCAAGGAAGTCCGCGAGCGGATGATCGACGAGGTCGATTGGTGCCGCAAGCACATCAACAAGCAGGTCTCGCGGCTCACGCGGATGTTCAAATGGGCCGTGTCGAACGAGTTGATTGGCCCGACGGTCTATCAGGCTCTCACCACCGTCCCCGGCCTCAAGCGGGGCCGCAGCGAGGCCCGGGAGACCGGGCCCGTGCTCCCGGTCGATGACGCGGTGGTCGCCCAAACCCTGCCCCACTTGCCGCGGATCGTCGCCGACATGGTCCGCCTGCAGCGGCTCACCGGCATGCGGCCCGGGGAGGTGTGCTCCCTGCGCCCGTGCGACCTCGACCAGTCGGCCGACGTCTGGGTCTACGAGCCCGGCGAGCACAAGATGGAGCACCACGACACCCGCCGGCTGGTGATGATCGGCCCCAAGGCCCAAAAGCTGCTCACGCTGTACCTCGACCGTCACCCGATGGCCCCCTGCTTCCTCGGCGACGAAACCGTCTGGCTCTCCCGGCGTCGCGGCGACGAAGCCGACATGCCGCTCAACAGCGACCTGATGCAGCGAGCCCACCGCTTCGCTATCGGCCGTGGGAAGCTCGAACCCTACAACGTCAACGCCTACCGGATCGCGATCCACCGGGCGTGCGAGAAGGCGGGGCATGCGAAGTGGTCGCCCAACCAGTTGCGGCACACGGCGGCGACGGAGGTGCGAAAGCAGTTTGGATTAGAGGCCGCTCAGGTGATCTGTGGGCATCAGTCGACGGACGTGACGCAGATCTACGCCGAGCGAGACGTGACCTTGGCCAAAGAAGTGGCTCGCTCCGTTGGTTGA
- a CDS encoding SEC-C metal-binding domain-containing protein: MSKRRRGYPSESKVKIGVRVVHGDKLLEEKLGRRDLCPCGSGKRFKRCCLKRGRF; this comes from the coding sequence ATGAGCAAGCGACGTCGAGGCTACCCCTCTGAGAGCAAGGTCAAGATCGGCGTCCGCGTCGTCCACGGCGACAAGCTGCTCGAAGAGAAGCTCGGCCGGCGGGACCTCTGCCCGTGCGGGAGCGGCAAACGCTTCAAGCGGTGCTGCCTGAAGCGAGGCCGCTTTTGA
- a CDS encoding AAA family ATPase produces the protein MTNWFSPLFAAGSARVRLFAHLGREAARSPVVRQVFQEYERPNLHLAIEAVLAKSQAPSPIGLVERQTSATLSQIVHSTFGTSFPIGPVEYVDVSLGDGERIACVKRGLYLTADDAGRPIALLIASDGDSYPPKILVEVMANERAVAEQFLRRVTEAVQHGKAYRGRVFSLERNCYGEVEVKFHRLPAISREQIILPNELLERIERHSISFSRHAERLQKCGRHLKRGLLLHGPPGTGKTLCATYLATRLENRTVILLTGGGMGSIEAACHLARLLAPTTVILEDVDLIGAERENQTVGANALLFELLNQMDGLNEDCDVLFILTTNRPDVLEPALSARPGRIDQAIEIPLPGEPCRSRLIELYAEGLTLAIDDRSDFVRRLEGASAAFIKELLRKAAVLSAEEHDGPDIVVDYGCLDRALSELLVAGGSLTRTLLGAKISPKEPAAN, from the coding sequence ATGACCAATTGGTTCTCACCACTCTTTGCCGCCGGCTCAGCGCGAGTGCGCCTGTTCGCCCATCTCGGCCGTGAGGCCGCTCGGTCGCCTGTCGTCCGTCAGGTGTTCCAAGAGTACGAACGCCCCAATCTGCACTTGGCGATTGAGGCGGTTCTGGCGAAGTCCCAAGCCCCGTCGCCGATCGGCCTCGTCGAGAGACAGACGAGCGCGACTCTGTCGCAGATCGTCCATTCGACTTTCGGGACGAGCTTTCCCATTGGGCCCGTCGAGTACGTCGATGTCAGCCTGGGTGACGGCGAACGCATCGCCTGCGTGAAGCGTGGGCTTTATTTGACCGCCGACGACGCCGGACGCCCGATTGCGCTATTGATCGCCAGCGACGGGGATTCGTACCCGCCCAAGATCCTCGTTGAGGTGATGGCGAACGAGCGCGCCGTCGCCGAGCAATTCCTCCGTCGCGTCACCGAAGCGGTCCAGCACGGCAAGGCGTATCGCGGCCGTGTCTTCTCGTTGGAACGCAACTGCTACGGCGAGGTCGAGGTCAAGTTCCATCGGCTCCCGGCGATCTCTCGCGAGCAGATCATCCTTCCCAACGAGCTACTGGAACGGATTGAGCGTCATTCGATCAGTTTTTCACGCCACGCCGAACGGCTTCAGAAGTGCGGTAGGCACTTGAAGCGAGGCCTCCTCTTGCACGGCCCCCCGGGGACCGGCAAGACCCTCTGCGCGACGTACTTGGCGACGCGTCTGGAGAACCGCACCGTCATCCTTCTTACCGGAGGAGGAATGGGCTCGATCGAGGCGGCCTGCCATCTCGCGAGGCTGCTCGCCCCGACGACGGTGATTCTAGAAGACGTCGACTTGATTGGCGCCGAGCGGGAAAACCAAACGGTTGGGGCGAACGCGTTGCTCTTCGAGCTGCTCAACCAGATGGACGGTCTCAACGAGGACTGCGACGTCCTCTTCATCCTCACGACTAACCGGCCTGATGTGCTCGAACCCGCTCTGTCGGCGCGGCCCGGTCGGATCGATCAAGCCATTGAGATTCCGCTCCCTGGCGAACCGTGCCGGTCGCGGCTTATTGAACTCTACGCCGAGGGACTAACGCTCGCCATCGACGACCGGTCCGACTTCGTCCGCCGGCTCGAAGGCGCCAGCGCCGCCTTCATCAAGGAACTGCTCCGCAAAGCGGCCGTGCTGTCCGCCGAAGAACACGACGGCCCGGATATCGTCGTGGACTACGGCTGCCTCGACCGGGCGCTCAGTGAACTGCTCGTCGCCGGTGGCTCACTCACACGCACGCTGCTGGGCGCGAAGATTTCTCCGAAAGAGCCCGCCGCCAATTGA
- a CDS encoding 3' terminal RNA ribose 2'-O-methyltransferase Hen1 has product MLLTISTTHQPAADLGYLLHKHPDRCQSFDLSFGEAHVFYPEASADRCAACLLLDVDPVGLVRGKGNWKSGPLDQYVNDRPYVASSLMSVAISQVFGSALAGRSKERPELLGTPIPLTARIDVLPVRGGVELLQRMFGPLGYEVTAARHPLDEKFPEWGESPYYSVTLSQTTTVAQLLQHLYVLIPVFDGKKHYYIGPDEVEKLLSKGQSWLADHPERDLITQRYLPRRYSLIRQALAQLVPEEAVEEEALEQKVETNQPTPSQERELSLHEQRLGAVLAAIRSSGAKRVVDLGCGEGKLLRELLADKQFTEIVGMDVSVRSLEIAHRRLKLDRLPERQRERIRLIHGALTYRDQRLANFDAAALVEVIEHLDPARLAALERVVFEHARPRTVVLTTPNRDYNVIWESLAAGEMRHSDHRFEWTRAEFEAWAGGVAEQFGYAVRYLPVGPEEAGVGTPSQMAVFEVLGVS; this is encoded by the coding sequence ATGCTCCTGACCATCTCTACAACGCACCAGCCGGCGGCCGATCTCGGTTACCTGCTGCACAAGCACCCGGACCGCTGTCAGTCGTTTGACCTCAGCTTCGGCGAGGCGCACGTTTTCTACCCGGAAGCGAGCGCGGATCGCTGTGCCGCGTGCTTGCTGCTGGACGTTGATCCGGTCGGGCTGGTGCGGGGCAAGGGCAACTGGAAGAGTGGGCCGCTGGACCAGTATGTCAACGACCGGCCCTACGTCGCGTCGTCGCTGATGAGCGTGGCGATCTCGCAGGTCTTCGGCTCGGCGTTGGCGGGGCGATCAAAGGAGCGTCCCGAATTGCTGGGGACGCCCATCCCGCTGACAGCTCGGATTGACGTGCTGCCCGTTCGTGGGGGTGTGGAGCTGCTGCAGCGGATGTTCGGGCCGCTTGGCTACGAGGTCACCGCCGCGCGGCATCCGCTCGACGAGAAGTTTCCCGAATGGGGAGAAAGCCCTTACTACTCGGTCACGCTTTCGCAGACCACCACCGTCGCCCAGCTGCTTCAGCACCTCTACGTGCTGATCCCAGTCTTCGATGGCAAGAAGCACTATTACATCGGGCCCGATGAGGTCGAGAAGCTGCTCTCGAAGGGACAGTCATGGCTGGCGGACCATCCCGAGCGTGACCTCATTACCCAACGCTACCTGCCTAGGCGATATAGCCTCATCCGCCAAGCGTTGGCGCAGCTTGTTCCCGAAGAAGCGGTCGAGGAGGAAGCCCTTGAGCAAAAAGTTGAGACGAACCAACCGACACCGTCGCAAGAGCGCGAGTTGAGCTTGCACGAACAGCGGCTCGGCGCCGTGCTAGCCGCGATCCGATCGTCGGGAGCCAAACGGGTCGTTGACCTGGGCTGCGGTGAAGGGAAGCTGCTCCGGGAGTTGCTCGCCGACAAGCAGTTTACGGAGATTGTCGGGATGGACGTGTCGGTGCGTTCGCTCGAGATCGCCCATCGGCGATTGAAGCTCGATCGGCTGCCCGAGCGGCAACGGGAGCGGATCCGGCTTATTCACGGAGCCCTAACCTATCGAGACCAGCGGCTCGCCAACTTCGACGCCGCGGCCCTTGTTGAGGTCATCGAGCATCTCGACCCGGCGCGGCTGGCCGCGCTGGAGCGGGTCGTCTTCGAGCACGCGCGGCCACGGACCGTCGTGCTGACGACGCCCAACCGTGATTACAACGTCATCTGGGAATCGCTCGCCGCAGGGGAGATGCGGCATAGCGACCACCGATTCGAGTGGACACGAGCGGAGTTTGAAGCCTGGGCCGGAGGTGTCGCGGAACAGTTTGGATACGCCGTTCGGTATCTGCCGGTCGGTCCCGAGGAGGCAGGCGTTGGTACTCCTTCGCAGATGGCGGTGTTCGAAGTGCTGGGGGTGTCATGA